One Solea senegalensis isolate Sse05_10M linkage group LG3, IFAPA_SoseM_1, whole genome shotgun sequence genomic window carries:
- the LOC122766100 gene encoding butyrophilin subfamily 1 member A1-like isoform X3 — MSQYLRDILFVSLALVIDGLEELTVMSGRDATLQSWCSSNGEVTLIEWTRSDLQPLKYVFLYRNARSYGNYQNPGYRGRVELRNPEIKDGDVSITVKNVSVDDAGLYKCRTIVKENGNSTEFRRDINLRVTDSGQTQQVEWSEESKVRPANIQFLKKNENTPMEMVDAGAGADAGVVVAAVAPVVAVVAIVAIVGIVKSEKCLPGTVV, encoded by the exons ATGTCGCAGTATTTGAGGGATATTTTGTTCGTTTCTCTGGCTTTGGTCATCGACG gtCTAGAGGAGCTAACAGTGATGTCTGGAAGGGACGCAACTCTTCAGTCGTGGTGTTCCAGCAACGGTGAGGTGACACTGATAGAGTGGACCAGATCTGACCTGCAGCCACTGAAGTACGTCTTCTTGTACCGCAATGCACGTTCATACGGAAACTACCAGAATCCAGGTTATCGCGGTCGAGTGGAGCTGAGAAATCCCGAGATAAAAGACGGAGACGTTTCCATCACGGTGAAGAACGTCAGCGTCGACGACGCTGGACTTTACAAGTGTCGAACCATCGTGAAGGAGAACGGAAACAGCACTGAGTTCAGGAGAGACATCAACCTGAGAGTCACAGACTCAG gacaaacacagcaggtggAGTGGAGCGAGGAGAGCAAAGTCCGACCTGCAAACATACAGTTTCTCAAGAAGAACGAAAACACACCTATGGAGATGGTTGATGCCGGTGCCGGTGCTGATGCCGGTGTTGTTGTTGCCGCTGTTGCccctgttgttgctgttgttgctattGTTGCTATTGTTGGTATTGTTAAATCGGAGAAATGTCTGCCGGGAACAGTGGTGTAA
- the LOC122766100 gene encoding butyrophilin subfamily 1 member A1-like isoform X1 → MSQYLRDILFVSLALVIDGLEELTVMSGRDATLQSWCSSNGEVTLIEWTRSDLQPLKYVFLYRNARSYGNYQNPGYRGRVELRNPEIKDGDVSITVKNVSVDDAGLYKCRTIVKENGNSTEFRRDINLRVTDSGQTQQVEWSEESKVRPANIQFLKKNENTPMEMVDAGAGADAGVVVAAVAPVVAVVAIVAIVGIVKSEKCLPGTVV, encoded by the exons ATGTCGCAGTATTTGAG GGATATTTTGTTCGTTTCTCTGGCTTTGGTCATCGACG gtCTAGAGGAGCTAACAGTGATGTCTGGAAGGGACGCAACTCTTCAGTCGTGGTGTTCCAGCAACGGTGAGGTGACACTGATAGAGTGGACCAGATCTGACCTGCAGCCACTGAAGTACGTCTTCTTGTACCGCAATGCACGTTCATACGGAAACTACCAGAATCCAGGTTATCGCGGTCGAGTGGAGCTGAGAAATCCCGAGATAAAAGACGGAGACGTTTCCATCACGGTGAAGAACGTCAGCGTCGACGACGCTGGACTTTACAAGTGTCGAACCATCGTGAAGGAGAACGGAAACAGCACTGAGTTCAGGAGAGACATCAACCTGAGAGTCACAGACTCAG gacaaacacagcaggtggAGTGGAGCGAGGAGAGCAAAGTCCGACCTGCAAACATACAGTTTCTCAAGAAGAACGAAAACACACCTATGGAGATGGTTGATGCCGGTGCCGGTGCTGATGCCGGTGTTGTTGTTGCCGCTGTTGCccctgttgttgctgttgttgctattGTTGCTATTGTTGGTATTGTTAAATCGGAGAAATGTCTGCCGGGAACAGTGGTGTAA